AAACCAATTTGGGTTTCAGCGGACTCACGGGAAAAGGCCACCAGACGCTGAATATAATCCAACAAAGCATCGGAAACTTTGATATTGGAAGAAAGAAGTTGCAACTGCATCAATTCCTTCGGAGAAATAATCGAAGGCAGCTCTTTGGCCATGTCTCGACGATTAACCCCCTTTAGCAGCTCACGTTCTGCTTCTGCTGGCGGATATCCCAAGGTTACACGCATCAAAAAACGGTCTAATTGAGATTCAGGTAAAGGATAGGTTCCGGCCTGATCCATCGGGTTTTGTGTTGCGATGACAAAGAAGGGTTGTGGTAAGGGATGGGAGGCGCCTTCGATACTGACCTGAAACTCTTCCATCGCTTCCAACAAGGCACTCTGGGTTTTCGGACTGGCGCGGTTAATCTCATCTGCTAATACTACTTGGGAAAAAATCGGCCCTTTATGAAACTCGAAACTGTTTTCATCCCGATTAAAAATCGTCACCCCAAGTACATCGGATGGCAACAGGTCACTGGTAAATTGCACCCGGTTATAACTAAGCCCTAAAACATTTGCCAACGCATGAGAAAGCGTCGTCTTTCCCATACCAGGCAAATCTTCAATCAATAAGTGCCCTTTGGCAATCAAACATGTAAACGCTAATTTAAGTTGAAGCTCTTTACCAAGAATCACTTGATTTACCTGAGCTAAAGCATCACTCATTTTGTCGATCAATTGTTGCGCTTGCATGGTTTGTTTTTCCAAAGCTTACTCCTATCCGTGCTGTCGTTTCTGGCTTATTTTTATAACGAACTAAATGGCTGTTAAATTCAAGGGCCATTGAATTAACGAGCCATTTGTTAACGAGCCATTAATTAAAGCGCATTAATACCACGCAAAATATCGGCTTTAATGTCTTCAACGTTTTCCAAACCAACCGATAAACGAATCAAGCCAGAGGTAATACCTGCGCGAGCTTTATCTTCATCGGACAAACGACCATGTGTTGTTGTCGCCGGATGCGTAATGGTGGTTTTGGTATCACCCAAGTTCGCGGTGATGGAAAGCATTCTGGTGTTATCAATTAACGTCCAAGCGGCGTCTTTGCCCCCTTCCACTTCAAATGACAATACACCACCAAACCCTTTCTGCTGTCTACTCGCCAATTGGTGCTGAGGATGACTTTTAAGCCCACCATAATGCACTTTGGCAATCTTAGGTTGCGCCTCCAACCATTGAGCTAATTCAAGAGCGGACTCGCAATGCGCTTTCATACGAATCGACAAGGTTTCCAATCCTTTCAAGAACACCCAAGCATTGAACGGGCTCATCGTAGTTCCCGCTGAACGCAAGAAGCCAAATACTTCGTTCATTTCCGTTTCACGACCAGCCACTACACCACCAACACAGCGGCCTTGACCGTCCAGATATTTGGTCGCCGAATGAATAACAATGTCAGCACCAAGTTTCAACGGCTGTTGTAATACCGGTGTACAGAAACAGTTATCCACAACCAACAAAGCATCGTTGGCATGCGCTAAATCCGCTAACTCAGAAATTTCAGCCACTTCACCCAATGGGTTCGAAGGCGTCTCCATAAATAGTAATTTGGTTTGTGGACGTATAGCTGACTTCCAGCTTTCAATATCCGTCAGATCAACAAACGTGGTCTCGATACCAAACTTTTTGAAATACTTATCAAACAAAACATTGGTGGTGCCAAATACAGAGCGTGAACACACAACATGATCACCAGCTTTCAACAGTGCGGCACCTGTACTAAGAATGGCAGCCATTCCAGAGGAAGTTGCCACCGCCTTTTCTGCACCTTCCATTGCTGCAAGACGTTCTTCAAAAATAGCGACAGTAGGATTAGTGAAGCGGGAATAGATATTCCCCGGCTCATCACCACCAAAGCGAGCTGCGGCTTCTGCTGCACTGTTAAAAACATAACTCGATGTGGTGAAAATTGGCTCACTGTGTTCAGACTCTGGCGTGCGATGTTGTCCACCTCGCACGGCATAAGTCTCAAGATGCGCGTCTGATAAATCAGATTGAATGCGAGTACGCTCAGTCATAATGTGTTCCTTTCTACCCATTACCCAGATATACGGGCTAAACAATTTAAAATAGATGCTATTGTACGCCAAGACCACCCAGATTGAGTAAGAAATCGTAGATTATTCCCGCCTTGGCCGATTGATTGATGAAGCTGAGATGGAAGCCCACAAAAAAGCCGAACACTAGGTTCGGCTTTTTAAAGAACTTATGCGTTAGTTGATCTCATTATGAATACCAACCGTTGCATCGTCTGAGCCGTTGGCGTCTTCTTCATTTTCATCAGAGACATCAACCACAATGTTCGACTTTTTATTCTTAGCCGCATCATTACGGGCTTGTTCCAGCGCTGCAAGGTATTCAGGGGTTACATCACCAGTAATGTATTCGCCATTAAATACAGCACAATCGAAGCCTTGAATATTCTCGTTAACGCCTTTGGACGCTTCAATCAAATCGTCCAAATCTTGATAGATCAAACCATCAGCCCCGATTAACTCACTGATCTCTTCAACGGTACGACCGTGAGCAATCAACTCGCTGGCAGATGGCATATCAATCCCATAGACGTTTGGATAGCATACTTCAGGCGCCGCCGATGCCATGTACACCTTATTCGCGCCTACTTCACGTGCCATCTCAATGATCTGACGACTAGTAGTTCCACGAACGATCGAATCATCCACCAACAAGACATTCTTACCAGCAAACTCAATCTCAACAGGATTTAACTTCTGTCGAACGGATTTCTTACGCTGGTTCTGACCTGGCATGATGAAAGTACGACCGATGTAGCGGTTCTTCATGAAGCCTTCACGGTACTTAACACCCAAACGGTTAGCCAACTGCAATGCAGAAGTACGGCTGGTATCAGGAATCGGAATTACCACATCAATGTCATGATCAGGCCATTCGCGTTTGATTTTTTCAGCCAGCAGCTCACCCATTTTCAAACGAGTTTTATAAACAGAGTTGCCATCCATCACACTGTCTGGACGAGCGAAATAGACGTACTCAAAAATACACGGGCGTAGCGTTGGGTTTTCAGCACACTGCATTGTGTGCAACTGACCATCTTCAGTAATGAAAATCGCCTCACCCGGAGCAATATCACGTTCGACCGTGAAGCCAAGAGAAGACAAGGCCACACTTTCAGAAGCGATCATGTACTCAACACCTTCCGGTGTTTCACGCTTACCAAATACTGCCGGGCGAATACCATTCGGATCACGGAAACCTAATACGCCCTGACCTGCGATCATGGCCACAACCGCATAACCACCACGACAACGCTTATGTACACCTTTCACCGCTTCGAAAATATCTTCAGCAGTTGGCGTCTGTTTGCCTTGCTTTTGCAATTCATGAGCAAACACATTCAATAGTACTTCAGAATCTGAGGTGGTATTGATGTGGCGAAGATCGGTTTCATACAGCTTCTGACCAATTTCTTTCGAGTTTGTCAGGTTACCGTTATGAGCCAGAGTGATGCCGTAAGGCGAGTTTACATAGAAAGGTTGAGCTTCGGCCGACGAGGAAGAACCGGCAGTTGGGTAACGAACATGACCAATGCCCATTTTACCAATCAGTCGGTGCATGTGACGGGTACGAAAAACGTCTCTCACCAAACCATTATTTTTACGAAGATGAAATCGTCCGTTATGGCTTGTCACTATGCCTGCGGCATCCTGCCCCCTGTGTTGAAGAACAGTTAACGCATCATATAAAGTCTGATTAACGTTCGTAAAAGAAACGACGCCAGCAATGCCGCACATGGAGTACTACCTCATTAAGCCTAATATTAGTTTTCTACTTGAATGACTTCTTCAGAGCCATTCGGAAATGCATCGTCAGGTACAGATACAGAATCTGGTATCTCTGACATGACTTCGCCCGCCTGCTGAAGCGCCTCTCCAGCTTTTGACGGATCAACCAGACCAGACATATCCATTTCGGACAGCTGCTCTGATAATAGTTTAGTCGTTTCTTTGGTCCACTCTTCCACCTGAGCAAAATGCGGCACAATAACCGATGACTGCCAAGCCGGCCCATCAGTAAACGCCGTTAAACTCATCAATCCAATGCCAACTACAACGATCAGGGCGCCACGAATCACACCAAAGGCCATCCCTAAAAAGCGGTCCATCATACTCAAACCAACCGCATGCACAAATTGACTAACAATAAAATTGATCAGTGAACCCACTACAAGAGTGCCAATAAAAAGCACAAAAAAAGCCAGCACAAGTGCCGACTTTCCATTGTTCGCGAAATCACTCAAGTAATGAGAGAAATCGTAGGCATAGATACGAGCTATTAAAATAGCCGCCACCCAGGTGATCAAAGACAATAATTCTTTAACAAAACCTCGTTTCAAGCTGATCAGAGCTGAAACAACGATCACACTAATAATGACGATATCTAACCAGTTCATATACACATCCTTTCTACAGGGTTGCGAATTCTATCAAAGCAATCGTCT
Above is a genomic segment from Litoribrevibacter albus containing:
- a CDS encoding AAA family ATPase is translated as MQAQQLIDKMSDALAQVNQVILGKELQLKLAFTCLIAKGHLLIEDLPGMGKTTLSHALANVLGLSYNRVQFTSDLLPSDVLGVTIFNRDENSFEFHKGPIFSQVVLADEINRASPKTQSALLEAMEEFQVSIEGASHPLPQPFFVIATQNPMDQAGTYPLPESQLDRFLMRVTLGYPPAEAERELLKGVNRRDMAKELPSIISPKELMQLQLLSSNIKVSDALLDYIQRLVAFSRESAETQIGLSPRGALSLLRSAQAWAMIHGRGYVIPDDVQAVLASVVDHRVTLSSMASHQTLSSMMLEQVAAI
- a CDS encoding O-succinylhomoserine sulfhydrylase translates to MTERTRIQSDLSDAHLETYAVRGGQHRTPESEHSEPIFTTSSYVFNSAAEAAARFGGDEPGNIYSRFTNPTVAIFEERLAAMEGAEKAVATSSGMAAILSTGAALLKAGDHVVCSRSVFGTTNVLFDKYFKKFGIETTFVDLTDIESWKSAIRPQTKLLFMETPSNPLGEVAEISELADLAHANDALLVVDNCFCTPVLQQPLKLGADIVIHSATKYLDGQGRCVGGVVAGRETEMNEVFGFLRSAGTTMSPFNAWVFLKGLETLSIRMKAHCESALELAQWLEAQPKIAKVHYGGLKSHPQHQLASRQQKGFGGVLSFEVEGGKDAAWTLIDNTRMLSITANLGDTKTTITHPATTTHGRLSDEDKARAGITSGLIRLSVGLENVEDIKADILRGINAL
- the purF gene encoding amidophosphoribosyltransferase; amino-acid sequence: MCGIAGVVSFTNVNQTLYDALTVLQHRGQDAAGIVTSHNGRFHLRKNNGLVRDVFRTRHMHRLIGKMGIGHVRYPTAGSSSSAEAQPFYVNSPYGITLAHNGNLTNSKEIGQKLYETDLRHINTTSDSEVLLNVFAHELQKQGKQTPTAEDIFEAVKGVHKRCRGGYAVVAMIAGQGVLGFRDPNGIRPAVFGKRETPEGVEYMIASESVALSSLGFTVERDIAPGEAIFITEDGQLHTMQCAENPTLRPCIFEYVYFARPDSVMDGNSVYKTRLKMGELLAEKIKREWPDHDIDVVIPIPDTSRTSALQLANRLGVKYREGFMKNRYIGRTFIMPGQNQRKKSVRQKLNPVEIEFAGKNVLLVDDSIVRGTTSRQIIEMAREVGANKVYMASAAPEVCYPNVYGIDMPSASELIAHGRTVEEISELIGADGLIYQDLDDLIEASKGVNENIQGFDCAVFNGEYITGDVTPEYLAALEQARNDAAKNKKSNIVVDVSDENEEDANGSDDATVGIHNEIN
- a CDS encoding CvpA family protein; the encoded protein is MNWLDIVIISVIVVSALISLKRGFVKELLSLITWVAAILIARIYAYDFSHYLSDFANNGKSALVLAFFVLFIGTLVVGSLINFIVSQFVHAVGLSMMDRFLGMAFGVIRGALIVVVGIGLMSLTAFTDGPAWQSSVIVPHFAQVEEWTKETTKLLSEQLSEMDMSGLVDPSKAGEALQQAGEVMSEIPDSVSVPDDAFPNGSEEVIQVEN